Proteins co-encoded in one Pongo pygmaeus isolate AG05252 chromosome 23, NHGRI_mPonPyg2-v2.0_pri, whole genome shotgun sequence genomic window:
- the LOC129023333 gene encoding uncharacterized protein LOC129023333 isoform X1, translating into MPVSSEARGPTVHKPTGEMVRPVWGLMNKCYTVPTQVTTPRRPGELNAAAPKEEAAVLSQEGEQVKSPGEEAPSPIPAEQEVAGTPDWEENKKVQKEVAAYPSEASEDSKEQRPWERVSVPMTELWLDWFSASNTPNTQNREEKLSNKSKSCCCHRPGCRLSGPPSSEKPSLASSTLPVPTAAGTALPATEPCDHSGLSPEGPKGALATLLTRCQGTDQRPSRADSRAAPWREGIYRNAGGTAAREAVGSSGKRGLRWLLRASVVLYPRLFPKKVCPGLSTSSASVSALTTLEEPFSPPLHCGSPSLGCWRLEPAPSA; encoded by the exons CCCACAGGGGAGATGGTCCGGCCAGTGTGGGGGCTAATGAATAAATGCTACACTGTGCCCACTCAG GTCACAACCCCCAGGAGACCTGGAGAACTGAATGCTGCTGCCCCCAAGGAGGAGGCTGCTGTCTTATCCCAGGAGGGAGAGCAGGTGAAGTCCCCAGGGGAGGAAGCACCTAGCCCCATTCCTGCTGAGCAGGAGGTGGCAGGTACCCCAGACTGGGAG GAAAATAAAAAGGTTCAAAAGGAAGTTGCTGCGTATCCATCTG AGGCCTCTGAGGACAGCAAAGAGCAAAGGCCCTGGGAGCGGGTCTCCGTACCCATGACAGAGCTCTGGCTGGACTGGTTCTCAGCCTCTAACACCCCCAACACTCAGAACCGTGAAGAAAAACTTTCCAATAAATCCAAGAGTTGCTGCTGCCATAGGCCAGGCTGCCGCCTTTCGGGACCTCCGTCTTCAGAGAAACCCAGCCTGGCTTCATCCACACTCCCTGTCCCCACAGCTGCAGGAACAGCACTTCCTGCCACCGAGCCGTGTGACCACAGTGGATTGTCTCCGGAGGGGCCCAAGGGGGCCCTGGCCACCCTTCTGACTCGGTGCCAGGGGACAGACCAACGTCCCTCTCGTGCTGACAGCCGGGCCGCACCCTGGCGTGAGGGCATTTACAGAAATGCTGGCGGAACTGCTGCCAGGGAGGCTGTAGGGTCCTCTGGCAAAAGAGGCCTCAGGTGGCTCCTCAGAGCGTCTGTGGTTCTCTATCCCAGGCTGTTCCCTAAGAAGGTCTGCCCAGGACTCAG CACCTCCTCGGCCTCGGTGTCTGCTCTGAccacacttgaggagcccttcagcccgccgctgcactgtgggagcccctctctgggctgttggaggctggagccagctccctctgcttga
- the LOC129023333 gene encoding uncharacterized protein LOC129023333 isoform X2: MGQSGKDCSSLIAVCHPSHLPLWRRKVKSRKKPTSEVTTPRRPGELNAAAPKEEAAVLSQEGEQENKKVQKEVAAYPSEASEDSKEQRPWERVSVPMTELWLDWFSASNTPNTQNREEKLSNKSKSCCCHRPGCRLSGPPSSEKPSLASSTLPVPTAAGTALPATEPCDHSGLSPEGPKGALATLLTRCQGTDQRPSRADSRAAPWREGIYRNAGGTAAREAVGSSGKRGLRWLLRASVVLYPRLFPKKVCPGLSTSSASVSALTTLEEPFSPPLHCGSPSLGCWRLEPAPSA; encoded by the exons ATGGGCCAGTCGGGGAAAGACTGCTCGTCACTCATAGCTGTGTGtcacccctcccacctccctctgtGGAGACGCAAAGTCAAGAGTAGGAAGAAGCCAACCTCTGAG GTCACAACCCCCAGGAGACCTGGAGAACTGAATGCTGCTGCCCCCAAGGAGGAGGCTGCTGTCTTATCCCAGGAGGGAGAGCAG GAAAATAAAAAGGTTCAAAAGGAAGTTGCTGCGTATCCATCTG AGGCCTCTGAGGACAGCAAAGAGCAAAGGCCCTGGGAGCGGGTCTCCGTACCCATGACAGAGCTCTGGCTGGACTGGTTCTCAGCCTCTAACACCCCCAACACTCAGAACCGTGAAGAAAAACTTTCCAATAAATCCAAGAGTTGCTGCTGCCATAGGCCAGGCTGCCGCCTTTCGGGACCTCCGTCTTCAGAGAAACCCAGCCTGGCTTCATCCACACTCCCTGTCCCCACAGCTGCAGGAACAGCACTTCCTGCCACCGAGCCGTGTGACCACAGTGGATTGTCTCCGGAGGGGCCCAAGGGGGCCCTGGCCACCCTTCTGACTCGGTGCCAGGGGACAGACCAACGTCCCTCTCGTGCTGACAGCCGGGCCGCACCCTGGCGTGAGGGCATTTACAGAAATGCTGGCGGAACTGCTGCCAGGGAGGCTGTAGGGTCCTCTGGCAAAAGAGGCCTCAGGTGGCTCCTCAGAGCGTCTGTGGTTCTCTATCCCAGGCTGTTCCCTAAGAAGGTCTGCCCAGGACTCAG CACCTCCTCGGCCTCGGTGTCTGCTCTGAccacacttgaggagcccttcagcccgccgctgcactgtgggagcccctctctgggctgttggaggctggagccagctccctctgcttga
- the LOC129023327 gene encoding cytochrome P450 2D6-like translates to MGLEALVPLAVTVAIFLLLVDLMHRRQRWTARYPPGPLPLPGLGNLLHVDFQNTPYCFDQLRRRFGDVFSLQLAWTPVVVLNGLAAVREALVTRGEDTADRPPAPIYQVLGFGPRSQGVILARYGPAWREQRRFSVSTLRNLGLGKKSLEQWVTEEAACLCAAFADHSGRPFRPNGLLNKAVSNVIASLTCGRRFEYDDPRFLKLLDLAQEGLKEETGFLREVLNAIPVLLHIPGVAGKVLHSQKAFLAQLDELLTEHRMIWNPAQPPRDLTEAFLAEMEKAKGNPESSFNDENLRMVVADLFLAGMVTTSTTLAWGLLLMILHPDVQRRVQQEIDDVIGQVRRPEMGDQARMPYTTAVIHEVQRFGDIVPLGVTHMTSRDIEVQGFRIPKGTTLFTNLSSVLKDEAVWEKPFRFYPEHFLDAQGHFVKPEAFLPFSAGRRTCLGEPLARMELFLFFTCLLQRFSFSVPAGQPQPSHSRVVSFLVIPSPYELCAVPR, encoded by the exons ATGGGGCTAGAAGCACTGGTGCCCCTAGCCGTGACAGTGGCCATCTTCCTGCTCCTGGTGGACCTGATGCACCGGCGCCAACGCTGGACTGCACGCTACCCACCGGGCCCCCTGCCACTGCCCGGGCTGGGCAACCTGCTGCATGTGGACTTCCAGAACACACCATACTGCTTTGACCAG TTGCGGCGCCGCTTCGGGGACGTGTTCAGCCTGCAGCTGGCCTGGACGCCGGTGGTCGTGCTCAATGGGCTGGCGGCCGTGCGCGAGGCGCTGGTGACCCGCGGTGAGGACACCGCCGACCGCCCGCCTGCACCCATCTACCAGGTCCTGGGCTTCGGGCCGCGTTCCCAAG GGGTGATCCTGGCACGCTACGGGCCCGCATGGCGCGAGCAGAGGCGCTTCTCCGTGTCCACCTTGCGCAACTTGGGCCTGGGCAAGAAGTCGCTGGAGCAGTGGGTGACCGAGGAGGCCGCCTGCCTCTGTGCCGCCTTCGCCGACCACTCCG GACGCCCCTTTCGCCCCAACGGCCTCCTGAACAAAGCCGTGAGCAACGTGATCGCCTCCCTCACCTGTGGGCGCCGCTTCGAGTACGACGACCCTCGCTTCCTCAAGCTGCTGGACCTAGCTCAGGAGGGATTGAAGGAGGAGACGGGCTTCCTGCGCGAG GTGCTAAATGCCATCCCCGTCCTCCTGCACATCCCCGGGGTGGCTGGCAAGGTCTTACACTCCCAAAAGGCTTTCCTGGCCCAGCTGGATGAGCTGCTGACTGAGCACAGGATGATCTGGAACCCAGCCCAGCCACCCCGAGACCTAACTGAGGCCTTCCTGGCAGAGATGGAGAAG GCCAAGGGGAACCCTGAGAGCAGCTTCAATGATGAGAACCTGCGCATGGTGGTGGCTGACCTGTTCCTTGCCGGGATGGTGACCACCTCGACCACGCTGGCCTGGGGCCTCCTGCTCATGATCCTACACCCGGATGTGCAGC GCCGTGTCCAACAGGAGATCGACGACGTGATAGGGCAGGTGCGGCGACCAGAGATGGGTGACCAGGCTCGCATGCCCTACACCACTGCCGTGATTCACGAGGTGCAGCGCTTTGGGGACATCGTCCCCCTGGGTGTGACCCATATGACATCCCGTGACATCGAAGTACAGGGCTTCCGCATCCCTAAG GGGACGACGCTCTTCACCAACCTGTCATCAGTGCTGAAGGATGAGGCCGTCTGGGAGAAGCCCTTCCGCTTCTACCCCGAACACTTCCTGGATGCCCAGGGCCACTTTGTGAAGCCAGAggccttcctgcctttctcagCAG gcCGCCGCACATGCCTCGGGGAGCCCCTGGCCCGCATGgagctcttcctcttcttcaccTGCCTGCTGCAGCGCTTCAGCTTCTCGGTGCCCGCCggacagccccagcccagccactCTCGCGTTGTCAGCTTTCTGGTGATCCCTTCCCCCTACGAGCTTTGTGCTGTGCCCCGCTAG